From a region of the Arachis ipaensis cultivar K30076 chromosome B09, Araip1.1, whole genome shotgun sequence genome:
- the LOC107615396 gene encoding pentatricopeptide repeat-containing protein At2g37230, translating to MRDIQHAIDFVPGSVIPNKPAYRMSPKEHEELQSQVKHLLEKGLVRESASPYAVPALLVPKKDGSWHMCIDSHAVNKITIKYRFPIPRLDDLLDQLHGAVIFSKIDLRSGYHQIHMRPSDEWKTTFKMQDGMYEWIVMPFGLSNAPSTFMRLMNQAQQNFKALKERISTAPVLALPNFDSMFEFPCDSSNVGIGATHNRGLAGHFGRDKTLALIKEKFYWPKLKRDIIRHIQRCHICHISKSENQNTGLYKPLPVPKDPWEDISMDFVLRLPRAQSFSNGDPLSSSPXXXPQNPSTQPDTPLPANKAHQQSPEKPETIIIRMISNRAWTTRLQNSIRSVAPHMDSSLVWNILHGTSSSPDQALRFFRWVERAGLFVHDAGTTLKMVQILGRFSKLNHARLIVLDAPKKGLPCSEDMFVSLIDAYGRAGIVQESVRIFQKMKELGVDRTVKSYDALFKVILRRGRYMMAKRYYNAMLREGIEPTRHTYHLLLWGMFLSLRLDSAIRFYDEMKSRDILPDVVTYNTMINGYFRFKNVDEAEKLFAEMKGRGDTVPNVISYTTMLKGYVGAGRVDDAARIFEEMKSCGVKPNAVTFTTLLPALCDAGKAAEAKNVLREMVDRYIAPKDNSIFMKLLSCQCECGDLDAAGDVLKGMIRLSIPTEAGHYGVLIENFCKANVYDKAVKLLDKLIEKEIILRPQSSFDMEPSAYNLMIKYLCENGQTAKAETFFRQLMKKGVQDSVSFNNLIHGHSKEGNPDSAFEILKIMGRRGVARDADSYRLLIESYLRNGEPADAKTALDSMLESGHVPESTLFRSVMESLFEDGRVQTASRVMKCMVEKEIKENMDLVSKILEALLMRGHVEEALGRIELLNQNGFEPDLDHLLSVLCEKEKTIAALKLFDFALERDYIVGFSIYDKVLDALLAAGKTLNAYSILCKILEKRGGTDWSSRDELIKSLNREGNTKQADILSRMIKGTEGSPLKREGKKKFAPAT from the exons ATGCGAGATATCCAACATGCTATTGATTTTGTCCCTGGTTCGGTAATCCCAAACAAGCCAGCATATCGTATGAGTCCAAAGGAGCATGAAGAGTTGCAAAGCCAAGTAAAACATCTCTTAGAAAAAGGCCTAGTCAGAGAAAGTGCTAGTCCTTATGCCGTTCCTGCTCTGCTAGTTCCAAAGAAGGATGGTTcgtggcatatgtgtattgataGTCATGCTGTGAATAAGATCACCATCAAGTACAGGTTTCCTATTCCCCGACTTGATGATCTGTTAGATCAATTACATGGTGCTGTTATCTTCTCCAAGATCGACTTAAGGAGTGGCTATCATCAAATCCATATGAGGCCAAGTGATGAATGGAAGACAACTTTCAAAATGCAAGATGGAATGTACGAATGGATAGTTATGCCATTTGGCCTCTCTAATGCACCAAGTACCTTTATGCGCTTGATGAACCAA GCGCAACAGAATTTCAAGGCATTGAAGGAAAGAATTTCTACGGCTCCTGTACTTGCACTTCCAAACTTTGATTCCATGTTTGAGTTCCCTTGTGACTCTTCAAATGTTGGTATTGGTGCT ACCCATAATAGAGGATTAGCAGGACACTTTGGAAGGGACAAAACGCTGGCTCTCATAAAAGAGAAATTCTATTGGCCAAAACTTAAGCGGGATATCATTCGACACATTCAGAGATGCCACATTTGTCACATTTCTAAAAGTGAAAATCAAAACACTGGTTTGTACAAGCCGTTGCCTGTTCCAAAGGATCCATGGGAAGATATTAGCATGGACTTCGTCTTGAGATTACCTAGGGCACAGAG cttctccaaTGGAGACCCACTCTCATCATCCCCAAANNNNNAACCACAAAACCCATCCACCCAACCCGATACACCACTCCCAGCAAACAAAGCCCATCAGCAATCCCCGGAAAAGCCCGAAACAATAATCATCAGGATGATTAGCAACCGGGCCTGGACCACCCGCCTCCAGAACTCGATTCGCTCAGTGGCCCCACACATGGATTCTTCTCTCGTCTGGAACATCCTCCATGGCACCTCCTCTTCCCCCGACCAGGCCCTCCGCTTCTTCCGATGGGTCGAGCGGGCCGGGCTCTTCGTCCACGACGCAGGCACCACACTCAAGATGGTGCAGATCCTTGGCCGCTTCTCGAAGCTCAACCATGCTCGCTTGATTGTCCTCGACGCCCCCAAGAAAGGCCTCCCCTGCTCCGAGGACATGTTTGTTTCCCTTATCGACGCCTACGGCCGCGCCGGCATCGTTCAGGAATCCGTTAGGATCTTCCAGAAGATGAAGGAACTGGGCGTCGACCGCACCGTGAAGTCCTACGATGCGCTTTTCAAGGTCATTCTCCGCCGCGGACGGTATATGATGGCGAAAAGGTACTACAATGCTATGCTTCGGGAAGGCATCGAGCCTACCCGGCATACTTACCATTTGCTGCTTTGGGGTATGTTCTTGTCTTTGAGATTGGATTCTGCAATTAGATTTTATGATGAAATGAAGAGTAGGGATATTTTACCTGATGTTGTTACTTATAACACTATGATTAATGGGTATTTCCGGTTTAAGAATGTTGACGAGGCGGAGAAGTTGTTTGCGGAGATGAAGGGGAGGGGAGATACTGTGCCCAATGTGATTAGTTATACTACTATGTTGAAAGGGTATGTAGGGGCAGGGCGGGTTGATGATGCCGCGAGGATTTTCGAGGAGATGAAGTCTTGTGGTGTTAAGCCGAATGCCGTTACCTTCACTACACTGTTGCCTGCGCTTTGTGATGCTGGGAAAGCAGCCGAGGCAAAGAATGTGTTGCGGGAGATGGTGGATAGGTATATTGCCCCCAAGGATAATTCCATCTTCATGAAACTGCTGAGTTGCCAGTGTGAGTGCGGTGACTTGGACGCAGCTGGGGATGTGCTGAAAGGGATGATAAGGTTGAGCATTCCGACAGAGGCTGGTCACTACGGTGTCTTGATTGAGAATTTCTGCAAGGCCAACGTGTATGACAAGGCAGTGAAATTGTTGGACAAGTTAATTGAGAAGGAAATTATCTTGAGACCGCAGAGTTCTTTTGATATGGAACCTAGTGCTTATAACCTGATGATTAAGTATCTTTGTGAAAATGGCCAGACAGCTAAAGCAGAAACGTTTTTCCGCCAGTTAATGAAAAAGGGTGTGCAGGATTCAGTTTCTTTTAATAATCTGATCCACGGGCACTCGAAAGAAGGAAATCCTGATTCTGCttttgaaattttaaagatcatggGGAGGAGAGGGGTTGCAAGAGATGCAGATTCCTACAGGTTACTTATCGAGAGTTACCTGAGAAATGGTGAACCAGCTGATGCTAAGACAGCTTTGGATAGCATGCTCGAAAGTGGACATGTACCGGAGTCAACTCTTTTTAGATCAGTTATGGAGAGTTTGTTTGAAGATGGCAGGGTCCAAACGGCTAGCAGAGTAATGAAATGTATGGTGGAGAAGGAAATCAAGGAGAATATGGATTTGGTTTCTAAAATTTTGGAGGCTCTTCTCATGAGAGGTCATGTCGAAGAAGCACTGGGCCGTATTGAGTTACTGAATCAAAATGGATTCGAGCCTGATTTAGACCACCTACTATCTGTTCTTTGTGAGAAAGAAAAGACAATTGCTGCTCTCAAACTGTTTGATTTTGCTCTTGAGAGAGACTATATTGTAGGCTTTTCAATTTATGATAAGGTTTTAGATGCTCTCTTGGCAGCGGGGAAGACTCTCAATGCATATTCCATCTTGTGTAAAATTTTGGAGAAAAGAGGCGGAACAGATTGGAGTAGCCGTGATGAGCTGATCAAGAGCCTTAATCGAGAGGGGAACACAAAGCAAGCGGATATTTTATCGAGAATGATCAAGGGGACAGAGGGAAGTCCCCTAAagagagaaggaaagaagaaatttGCTCCAGCTACATAA